In the genome of Neovison vison isolate M4711 chromosome 3, ASM_NN_V1, whole genome shotgun sequence, one region contains:
- the DENR gene encoding density-regulated protein, translated as MAADISESGGHDCRGDPRGNTKIDADYPLRVLYCGVCSLPTEYCEYMPDVAKCRQWLEKNFPNEFAKLTVENSPKQESGITEGQGTAGEEEEKKKQKRGGRGQIKQKKKTVPQKVTIAKIPRAKKKYVTRVCGLATFEIDLKEAQRFFAQKFSCGASVTGEDEIIIQGDFTDDIIDVIQEKWPEVDDDSIEDLGEVKK; from the exons CCGAGGGGCAATACCAAGATAGATGCAGACTACCCACTTCGAGTCCTTTACTGTGGAG TCTGTTCATTACCAACAGAG TACTGTGAATATATGCCTGATGTTGCTAAATGTCGACAGTGGTTAGAGAAGAATTTTCCAAATGAGTTTGCAAAACTTACTGTag AAAATTCACCGAAGCAAGAATCTGGAATTACGGAGGGTCAAGGCAcagcaggggaagaggaagaaaagaaaaagcagaagagag gtGGAAGGGgtcaaataaagcaaaaaaagaagacTGTACCACAAAAAGTTACGATAGCCAAAATTCCTAGAGCAAAGAAGAAATATGTAACAAGAGTATGTGGCCTTGCAACTTTTG aaattgatCTTAAAGAAGCACAAAGATTTTTTGCTCAAAAATTCTCCTGTGGTGCCTCAGTAACAGGAGAGGATGAAATCATCATTCAGGGAGActttacagatgacataattGATGTCATTCAGGAAAAATGGCCAGAG gTGGATGATGATAGCATTGAAGATCTTGGAGAAGTAAAGAAGTGA